A stretch of Lactuca sativa cultivar Salinas chromosome 6, Lsat_Salinas_v11, whole genome shotgun sequence DNA encodes these proteins:
- the LOC111890555 gene encoding uncharacterized protein LOC111890555, whose translation MSGDEAEKTLREWATQEVNQQPICITFPKAQNFKLKSRLIHLLPTFRGLENEGPHKFLKEFHLVCSGMKPHAVTEDQIKLRAFLFSLQDSAREWLYELPSGSITTWTELAKLFLEKYFPETRVSSLRREILGIKQGKRQALHTYWERFKKLLVRYPQHGISDYQLYNCFCEGLTPMERRLINVSGGGSLGDMTITEIRELIEKLAIESKHSGNEDDWYLDQPRGVKEVNNVHLEAQISELTKVVLLLTKEKAAAKKQCGICLKTDHHTDICTILQEDTITVKAVGGYQQNFQNNYQQKQQFQPPPGFQQQRNFQQPGFQQNFQQQNFQN comes from the coding sequence ATGAGTGGAGACGAAGCAGAAAAGACCCTTAGAGAGTGGGCCACTCAAGAGGTCAACCAACAGCCCATTTGCATTACGTTTCCAAAAGCTCAGAACTTCAAACTTAAATCTAGGTTGATTCATCTTCTTCCCACTTTTAGAGGATTGGAAAACGAAGGCCCACATAAATTCCTCAAGGAATTTCATTTGGTTTGTTCAGGAATGAAGCCACATGCTGTCACAGAAGACCAGATAAAGTTAAGGGCATTCCTcttttcacttcaagattctgcaAGAGAATGGTTGTATGAACTCCCATCAGGTTCCATCACCACTTGGACAGAACTCGCAAAGCTGTTTTTAGAGAAATACTTTCCAGAAACACGAGTCTCCAGTCTCAGAAGAGAAATCCTTGgtatcaaacaaggaaaaagaCAAGCTTTACATACCTACTGGGAGAGATTCAAGAAGTTGTTGGTCCGTTACCCCCAACATGGAATTAGTGATTACCAGCTCTATAATTGTTTCTGTGAAGGTCTAACACCCATGGAAAGGCGGCTTATAAATGTTTCCGGTGGTGGTTCTTTGGGTGACATGACCATAACTGAAATCAGAGAGCTGATTGAGAAGCTGGCGATCGAGTCTAAACATTCCGGGAATGAAGACGATTGGTATCTAGATCAGCCAAGAGGGGTCAAGGAAGTCAACAATGTTCATCTGGAAGCTCAGATATCTGAATTGACAAAAGTTGTGCTGCTCTTGACTAAAGAAAAAGCAGCTGCAAAGAAACAATGTGGGATTTGCTTAAAGACTGATCACCATACAGATATATGCACAATATTGCAAGAGGATACAATTACAGTCAAAGCTGTCGGGGGCTACCAacagaattttcaaaataattatcaGCAGAAACAACAATTTCAGCCTCCACCCGGATTTCAACAGCAGCGAAATTTTCAGCAGCCAGGCTTTCAGCAAAACTTTCAGCAGCAAAATTTCCAGAATTAG